A genomic stretch from Marinobacter fonticola includes:
- a CDS encoding glutathione S-transferase family protein, producing the protein MIDVYTAPTPNGHKVTVALDEMGVEYNLIAVDLSKGEQKTPEFLSMNPNGRIPVIVDRDNDDFVVFESGAILIYLGEKYGKLYPSDPKVRFQVLQWLMFQMGGVGPMMGQANVFYRYFPEKIQPAIDRYQNECRRLFEVLDSRLAESPYLAGDEYTIADIANWTWVRTHKWSGASVEGLDHLNRWLDELGQRPGCQSGVEKPQRERDKEKFIQGARTMVQR; encoded by the coding sequence ATGATTGATGTCTACACCGCGCCTACACCGAACGGGCACAAGGTGACGGTTGCACTCGACGAAATGGGTGTCGAGTACAACCTGATTGCCGTGGATCTTTCCAAAGGCGAGCAGAAAACGCCGGAATTTCTGAGCATGAATCCCAACGGTCGCATCCCGGTCATCGTGGATCGGGACAACGACGATTTTGTGGTCTTCGAGTCCGGCGCCATTTTGATCTACCTGGGCGAGAAATACGGCAAGCTCTACCCCAGCGACCCGAAGGTGCGCTTTCAAGTGCTGCAGTGGCTCATGTTCCAAATGGGCGGCGTCGGCCCCATGATGGGCCAGGCCAATGTCTTCTATCGCTACTTCCCGGAAAAGATCCAGCCCGCCATCGACCGCTACCAGAACGAATGCCGTCGCCTATTCGAAGTGCTCGATTCACGGCTGGCGGAATCGCCCTACCTGGCCGGCGACGAATACACCATCGCCGACATCGCCAACTGGACCTGGGTGCGGACCCATAAGTGGTCGGGTGCCTCTGTGGAAGGCTTGGACCACTTGAACCGTTGGTTAGATGAATTGGGCCAGCGGCCGGGGTGTCAGAGTGGGGTTGAGAAGCCGCAGCGGGAGCGGGATAAGGAGAAGTTTATTCAGGGGGCTAGGACGATGGTTCAGCGGTAG
- a CDS encoding Hcp family type VI secretion system effector, whose protein sequence is MPTPCYISIEGKTQGNITAGAFTSDSVGNIYVEGHEDEMLVQEFNHIVTVPTDPQSGQPAGQRVHKPFKFTAALNKATPLMYNSLASGEMLPKVELKWYRTSVEGKQEHFFSTILEDATIINIDCKMPHCQDPAKAEFTQLVEVSVAYRKVTWEHGVAGTSGSDDWRSPVEA, encoded by the coding sequence ATGCCAACCCCATGTTATATCAGCATCGAAGGTAAGACTCAGGGCAACATCACCGCCGGTGCCTTTACCTCCGACTCCGTCGGCAACATCTACGTCGAAGGTCACGAAGACGAGATGCTGGTCCAGGAATTCAACCACATCGTCACCGTGCCGACCGATCCCCAGTCCGGTCAGCCCGCCGGCCAGCGCGTGCACAAGCCGTTCAAGTTCACCGCCGCCCTGAACAAGGCTACCCCGCTGATGTACAACTCCCTGGCCTCCGGCGAAATGCTGCCCAAGGTCGAGCTGAAGTGGTACCGCACCTCGGTCGAGGGCAAGCAGGAGCACTTCTTCTCTACCATCCTGGAAGACGCCACCATCATTAACATCGACTGTAAGATGCCCCACTGCCAGGACCCGGCCAAGGCCGAGTTCACCCAGCTGGTGGAAGTGTCTGTCGCCTACCGTAAGGTCACCTGGGAGCACGGCGTGGCCGGTACTTCCGGCTCTGACGACTGGCGTTCGCCGGTAGAAGCGTAA
- a CDS encoding glutathione S-transferase family protein has translation MKIYETKTAPNPRRVRMFLAEKGLLDEAEFVQIDLQKGENLTPEYAAMNPMKKVPVLQLDDGTSIAETMAICRYFEELHPGTTPLLGEGAVGKAHVEQWLRWIEFFFFLPTGMCFQHTTGYFKDRMNPIKEWGEECGKNVEKFFHFLDKHLEDREYLCGDTFTAADINAFTTIDFNKVNNIRIKPEQANLQAWYDRVKARPSAKV, from the coding sequence ATGAAGATCTACGAAACCAAGACCGCCCCGAATCCCCGCCGTGTTCGTATGTTCCTGGCTGAAAAAGGCCTGCTGGACGAGGCCGAGTTCGTCCAGATCGACCTGCAAAAAGGCGAGAACCTGACGCCGGAATATGCCGCTATGAACCCGATGAAGAAGGTGCCGGTGCTGCAACTCGACGACGGGACCAGCATCGCCGAGACCATGGCGATCTGCCGCTATTTCGAAGAACTGCATCCGGGCACCACGCCGTTGCTGGGTGAAGGCGCAGTCGGCAAGGCCCACGTGGAACAGTGGCTACGCTGGATCGAGTTTTTCTTCTTCCTGCCCACGGGCATGTGCTTTCAGCACACCACCGGCTATTTCAAGGACCGCATGAACCCGATCAAGGAATGGGGCGAAGAGTGCGGCAAGAACGTCGAGAAGTTCTTCCACTTCCTGGACAAGCACCTGGAAGACCGTGAATACCTCTGTGGCGACACCTTCACCGCTGCCGATATCAACGCCTTCACCACTATCGACTTCAATAAGGTGAACAACATCCGTATCAAGCCGGAGCAGGCCAACCTCCAAGCGTGGTATGACCGGGTCAAGGCTCGTCCGTCCGCCAAGGTGTAA
- a CDS encoding RHS repeat-associated core domain-containing protein, producing MAQRTGHAASSSEDTLKPDINALTRELREAVVKNYDAWKDDWFKSVFLGHEQVLAINGANTSAGSDDDQVVSATVAPCEELRKLKIAHFHENIKKTPIPVTPFEVQENQGGWLGDDWTTVTTGITDANGLAEVTVTPGKEYRVILVPDISKADMDALYTSYDGFIESCCGVLEDAWNSGASRQWDTYLALPADRRDDAVYASAVSGLADGFTGILDDLKRIYDIICGLLDYDFSDMPEDMAAQMEKLKEADDAYLKACLVANDEIFLFIVMSTLRQYFRMQSPTQLADMAGELLGQVLFDVVVGLIITGGAGLAAKYGTRIGTKAVAKAVGRAGDDAPDSVDLGPFLVKLSDGFQHYMDDIGTNHRKIQTAGESNLSPSSAARASDMQAQHPAYNALGADERALPLQANRHDSAALSEKPRETGAPDEPSPATTDQGRATQDNASTETCGDPVSTVTGEELLELVDVRLEGPLPFEFKRIYRSGSSDRQLDMGYGWRHSLNHSLSLTEDGITWHDHEGKNTRLPSLDSTPFGSNSQSGMAAWRDGEQIVTCAGEKQPRYHFERHGDEGRLIRISDRHGNELRLGYDLHGRLHRLVNDANRALAFEYRDDRLVSVSLLHRRLTDNGPAWEPLQTAHTYGYDNGDLVEATNAAAETERYAFDNHLLVQRTLASGYSFYLAWDDTTPKGRCVRQWGDSPEIDTHFAWDDEKHTCTITYVDGSEEHWQYDDGAQLQTKIDPDGARHVNEYDDQGRLTASIDPLGAKTTYGYDDAGRLVSKVGPDEKPILFTYRQGRIAEIHRSGQVWAFAYTPQGDLAKETDPKGRITDYSYNRLGQLTRVDLPDGRRHTWQWNDQGQLLEEQTPTGALQKYRYDAFGRLLAKKDARGAITQYTHDALGRVVEEKLSGNRSRRYAYNSFGKVTRFVDEQGRETRYEYDRNLHLLTRRINPDGSELRYRYDHHRFLLTRIENERGERYRIDYYPNGLVREETAFDGRRTGYSYDLNGHLLEKTEYGTRDEALQVTQYERDVLGQLTQKVLPDGREVQYRYNRDGQLVGVDDGHWPLAFQYDEQGLLRTEHQGWASLHYHYDAFDRLTGMTMPDSQRVDYQRDAAGLLAGIDLNGAILTRHRLSATGEELERTQGDLLSAYVYDDEGRLTQHRLHQQRIKDVFYQRDYQYDTTGNLKSVNDSRKGLREYVYDPRDRLVGVRGDVYEQLIHDPAGNLLEQAQNSSPQVNAKVQGNRLTLHGDCHYEYDDFGNLVAERRGKDQKLVTTYRYDCEHRLVEVTRPDGRTFRYEYDAFGRRIAKEDDHQRTEFIWQGDRLIAEESGNDYRTYLYEPDSFRPLALAEGYGAENSRVYYYHLDHLGTPQEMTDSGGQIVWSATYRAYGSVVRKEIAQIQNPLRFQGQYYDPETGLHYNRHRYYNPATGRFMTPDPIGLAGGLNNYQYVPNPTGWVDPLGLACVPKDEPKSANNRPDFYVGPSGPSATLPSSGYRYMDSSFAEQTFTSKEAPLSYFGFSEFKSGAEARDAFQVYYKAGDPASWSDARLLGKFDTLQLFDGAGIPNAEIPKEFGGKGPGLEPFTASYPEYGKGGERQLKPKEKLWVKFYEIKLLPESAK from the coding sequence ATGGCGCAAAGGACAGGACACGCCGCGTCCTCATCGGAAGACACCCTCAAGCCGGACATCAACGCCCTGACCCGCGAACTGCGCGAAGCGGTGGTCAAGAACTACGACGCCTGGAAAGACGACTGGTTCAAGTCCGTCTTCCTCGGCCACGAGCAGGTGCTAGCCATCAATGGCGCAAACACCAGCGCCGGTTCCGATGACGATCAAGTGGTGTCCGCCACCGTCGCGCCCTGTGAGGAGTTGCGCAAACTCAAGATTGCCCACTTCCACGAGAACATCAAGAAGACTCCCATCCCGGTCACCCCCTTCGAAGTACAGGAAAACCAGGGCGGCTGGCTGGGCGACGACTGGACAACGGTCACCACCGGCATCACCGACGCTAATGGTCTGGCCGAAGTCACCGTCACACCGGGCAAGGAATACCGCGTGATCCTCGTCCCGGATATTTCCAAGGCGGACATGGACGCCCTCTACACCAGCTACGACGGCTTTATCGAAAGCTGCTGCGGGGTGCTGGAAGACGCCTGGAACAGCGGCGCCAGCCGGCAGTGGGACACCTACTTGGCACTGCCTGCCGACCGCCGCGATGACGCCGTCTACGCCAGCGCGGTTAGCGGCCTTGCCGATGGCTTTACCGGCATTCTCGACGACCTCAAGCGCATCTACGACATCATCTGCGGCCTGCTGGATTACGACTTCTCCGACATGCCTGAAGACATGGCCGCGCAGATGGAGAAGCTCAAGGAAGCCGACGACGCCTACCTGAAAGCCTGCCTGGTGGCGAACGACGAGATCTTCCTGTTCATCGTCATGTCCACGCTGCGCCAGTACTTTCGCATGCAGTCCCCCACCCAGCTTGCGGACATGGCGGGCGAGTTGCTCGGGCAGGTGCTGTTCGACGTGGTGGTGGGCCTGATCATTACCGGCGGCGCCGGACTGGCGGCCAAGTACGGCACCCGTATCGGCACCAAGGCGGTGGCCAAAGCGGTCGGCCGGGCCGGAGATGACGCTCCTGACAGCGTGGACCTGGGTCCCTTCCTGGTGAAGCTGTCCGATGGCTTCCAGCACTATATGGACGACATCGGCACCAATCACCGTAAAATCCAGACGGCGGGCGAAAGTAATCTGTCGCCCTCCTCGGCAGCTCGCGCATCCGACATGCAAGCCCAGCACCCGGCCTACAACGCCCTGGGGGCCGACGAAAGGGCATTGCCGCTACAGGCCAACCGACACGACAGCGCCGCCTTAAGCGAGAAACCCCGGGAGACCGGCGCACCGGACGAGCCGTCGCCCGCCACCACCGATCAGGGCCGCGCCACCCAGGACAATGCGTCGACCGAGACCTGCGGCGACCCGGTCAGCACCGTCACCGGCGAGGAACTCCTGGAGCTGGTGGATGTCCGCCTGGAAGGCCCGCTGCCGTTCGAGTTCAAACGGATCTACCGCTCCGGTTCCAGTGACCGCCAACTGGACATGGGCTACGGCTGGCGTCACAGCCTGAATCACAGCCTGTCCTTGACCGAAGACGGGATCACCTGGCACGACCACGAAGGCAAGAATACGCGCCTGCCGTCCCTCGACAGCACCCCGTTCGGCAGCAATTCACAGTCCGGCATGGCCGCCTGGCGCGACGGTGAGCAAATCGTTACCTGTGCCGGCGAAAAGCAGCCCCGCTATCATTTCGAGCGGCATGGCGATGAAGGCCGGCTGATCCGCATCAGCGACCGCCATGGTAACGAACTGCGGCTCGGCTACGACCTGCACGGGCGTCTGCATCGGCTCGTCAACGATGCCAACCGGGCATTGGCCTTCGAGTATCGGGACGACCGCCTCGTGTCGGTCAGCCTCCTGCATCGCCGGCTGACCGACAACGGACCGGCCTGGGAGCCGCTGCAAACCGCCCACACCTACGGGTACGACAACGGCGATCTGGTCGAAGCCACCAATGCCGCGGCCGAAACCGAGCGCTACGCATTCGACAACCACCTGCTGGTCCAGCGCACCCTGGCGAGTGGCTACAGCTTCTACCTGGCCTGGGACGACACCACCCCCAAGGGCCGTTGTGTCCGCCAGTGGGGCGACAGCCCGGAAATCGACACCCACTTCGCCTGGGACGACGAGAAGCACACCTGCACCATCACCTACGTCGACGGCAGCGAGGAGCATTGGCAGTACGACGACGGCGCCCAACTCCAGACCAAGATCGATCCGGACGGCGCCCGGCACGTCAACGAATACGACGACCAGGGCCGGCTGACGGCCAGCATCGATCCGCTCGGCGCCAAAACCACCTACGGCTACGACGACGCCGGACGCCTGGTCAGCAAGGTCGGCCCCGACGAGAAACCCATCCTCTTCACCTACCGCCAGGGGCGCATTGCCGAGATCCACCGCAGCGGCCAGGTTTGGGCCTTTGCCTACACGCCCCAAGGCGATCTGGCGAAAGAAACCGACCCCAAGGGCCGCATCACCGACTACAGCTACAACCGCCTGGGCCAATTGACGCGGGTCGACCTGCCCGACGGCCGCCGCCATACCTGGCAATGGAATGATCAGGGCCAATTGCTGGAAGAACAGACCCCCACCGGCGCGCTCCAGAAATACCGCTACGACGCCTTCGGCCGGCTGCTGGCGAAGAAGGACGCCCGGGGTGCGATCACCCAGTACACCCACGATGCGCTGGGCCGGGTGGTCGAGGAGAAACTGTCCGGCAACCGCTCCCGCCGCTATGCCTACAACAGCTTCGGCAAGGTCACCCGCTTCGTCGACGAACAGGGCCGGGAAACCCGTTACGAGTACGACCGCAACCTGCATCTGCTGACCCGCCGCATCAATCCGGACGGCAGCGAGCTGAGGTACCGCTACGATCACCACCGCTTCCTGCTGACCCGGATCGAGAACGAGCGCGGCGAGCGCTACCGCATCGACTACTACCCGAACGGCTTGGTACGTGAGGAAACCGCCTTCGACGGTCGCCGTACGGGCTACAGCTACGATCTCAACGGTCATTTGCTAGAGAAGACCGAGTACGGCACCCGCGATGAAGCACTACAGGTCACGCAGTACGAGCGCGATGTCCTCGGCCAGTTAACCCAAAAAGTGCTCCCGGATGGCCGCGAGGTCCAGTACCGCTATAACCGCGACGGCCAACTGGTCGGGGTCGACGACGGTCACTGGCCGCTGGCGTTCCAGTACGACGAACAGGGCTTACTGCGCACCGAACATCAAGGCTGGGCCTCCCTGCATTATCACTATGATGCCTTCGACCGCCTGACCGGCATGACCATGCCCGACAGCCAGCGCGTGGACTATCAGCGCGATGCCGCGGGCCTGCTGGCGGGCATCGACCTCAATGGCGCCATCCTGACCCGCCACCGCCTGTCGGCGACCGGCGAGGAACTGGAACGCACCCAGGGCGACCTGCTCAGCGCCTACGTCTACGACGACGAAGGCCGGCTGACCCAGCACCGCCTCCACCAACAGCGCATCAAGGACGTCTTCTACCAGCGCGACTACCAGTACGACACCACCGGTAACCTCAAGTCCGTTAACGACAGCCGCAAAGGCCTCCGGGAATACGTCTATGATCCCCGGGACCGCCTGGTGGGCGTGCGCGGTGACGTCTACGAACAACTGATCCACGACCCCGCCGGCAACCTGCTGGAACAGGCGCAGAACTCATCACCGCAGGTCAACGCCAAAGTCCAGGGCAACCGCCTGACCCTGCACGGCGACTGCCATTACGAATACGATGACTTCGGCAACCTCGTCGCCGAGCGGCGCGGCAAGGACCAGAAGCTGGTCACCACCTACCGCTACGATTGCGAACACCGCCTGGTGGAAGTCACCCGCCCCGATGGACGAACCTTCCGCTATGAATACGATGCCTTCGGCCGCCGCATCGCCAAGGAAGACGATCATCAGCGCACCGAATTCATCTGGCAGGGCGACCGCCTGATCGCCGAAGAAAGCGGCAACGACTACCGCACCTACCTCTACGAACCGGACAGCTTCCGCCCACTCGCGCTGGCCGAAGGCTACGGTGCTGAAAACAGCCGCGTCTACTACTACCACCTGGACCACCTGGGCACGCCCCAGGAAATGACGGATTCCGGCGGCCAAATCGTCTGGTCCGCCACCTACCGCGCCTACGGCAGCGTGGTCAGAAAAGAAATCGCCCAGATCCAGAATCCACTGCGATTCCAAGGCCAGTACTACGACCCCGAAACCGGCCTCCACTACAACCGCCATCGGTACTACAATCCGGCTACGGGACGGTTTATGACGCCTGACCCGATTGGGTTGGCGGGTGGCTTGAATAACTACCAGTACGTGCCGAATCCGACGGGATGGGTGGATCCGTTGGGGTTGGCTTGTGTGCCAAAGGATGAGCCAAAGTCAGCAAATAATAGGCCTGATTTTTACGTAGGCCCGAGTGGACCGTCCGCTACCCTTCCTTCCTCAGGTTACCGTTACATGGATTCCAGCTTCGCTGAACAGACCTTTACCTCTAAAGAGGCTCCTCTAAGCTATTTTGGCTTCTCCGAATTCAAGTCCGGCGCCGAGGCACGTGATGCTTTCCAAGTTTATTATAAAGCGGGCGATCCGGCCTCTTGGAGTGACGCCAGATTGCTGGGCAAGTTTGATACACTTCAGCTTTTTGATGGGGCCGGTATACCGAACGCTGAAATTCCAAAAGAATTTGGAGGCAAGGGACCAGGATTAGAGCCTTTCACTGCTTCTTACCCAGAGTATGGAAAAGGGGGAGAACGACAACTCAAGCCCAAAGAGAAGCTATGGGTTAAATTCTACGAAATAAAACTACTACCGGAGTCTGCAAAATGA
- a CDS encoding type VI secretion system Vgr family protein produces MPQPTGLQFTARLGRLPDDTFAVVDFELTEHLSQPFVLKLNLASRFADLAVADVLDQGAELVIWQDGQAVRTVQGVVSAFSRGDTGHRRTRYWVAVQPALWRLGLMHNSRIFQQQTPETILGTLLDERGLVDKRFNLKRTPTEREYCVQHRETDLDFLNRLAAEEGWHYRFDHDTAGQPLVMADHHRDAPELPEVGYNAMAGGSHKVPCIFTFQYTETVSVAGVSLKDYTFKNPAYALMHQAHAADSEANQRTDYEHYDYPGRFKADAAGQPFTESRLDSLRRDASIGKGESNRADFTAGAKFTLDGHTQPTFNRDWLITAVKHEGKQPQALEEEGGSGATTYSNDFWTVPGDRTWRPPITDKENPRPRMDGPQMALVTGPEGEEIHCDEHGRVKVRFPWDRYSQNNEHSSAWLRVSQGWAGGSYGFMAIPRIDHEVIVSFLDGDPDQPIITGRTYHATNTPPYALPEHKTRTTIKTQTHKGEGSNELRFEDEADQEQIYVHAQKDLDLLTENDRTEVIHHNSHLTVDNDRYSHIKANNHSTVDGEKREKVGKDASISVGGTLHQKSGTSTLTEAGSEAHYKAGAKVVLDAGAELTIAAGGSFLKLDASGVTLSGPTLKINSGGAPGSGSGQDAAGPMLPQDLEKNSHQAIEPAQLAEVPLTRPQANNLKSAAPFCEECVKCREGVCDV; encoded by the coding sequence ATGCCCCAGCCTACCGGCCTGCAGTTTACGGCCCGCCTTGGTCGCTTGCCCGACGACACCTTCGCGGTGGTGGATTTCGAGCTGACCGAGCATCTTTCGCAGCCCTTTGTCCTGAAACTGAATCTGGCCAGTCGCTTTGCCGACCTGGCGGTTGCCGATGTGCTGGATCAGGGCGCGGAGCTGGTGATCTGGCAGGACGGCCAGGCGGTGCGGACCGTGCAGGGGGTGGTCAGCGCCTTTAGCCGGGGCGATACCGGTCACCGGCGTACACGCTACTGGGTGGCCGTCCAACCCGCCCTGTGGCGGTTAGGATTAATGCACAACAGCCGCATCTTCCAGCAGCAAACCCCGGAGACGATTCTGGGCACCTTGCTGGACGAGCGGGGGCTGGTGGATAAACGCTTTAATCTCAAACGGACCCCCACCGAACGGGAATACTGCGTCCAGCACCGGGAGACCGATCTCGACTTTCTCAACCGGCTCGCTGCCGAGGAAGGCTGGCACTACCGCTTTGATCATGACACGGCGGGTCAGCCGTTGGTGATGGCCGATCATCACCGGGATGCGCCGGAACTGCCCGAGGTGGGTTACAACGCCATGGCCGGGGGCAGCCACAAGGTTCCCTGTATCTTCACATTCCAGTACACCGAGACCGTCTCGGTGGCCGGTGTATCGTTGAAGGACTACACCTTCAAGAACCCCGCCTATGCGCTGATGCACCAGGCCCATGCCGCCGATAGCGAAGCGAACCAGCGGACCGACTACGAACACTACGACTATCCGGGCCGCTTCAAGGCCGATGCGGCGGGGCAGCCGTTTACCGAATCACGGCTTGATAGCCTGAGACGGGACGCCAGTATCGGAAAAGGGGAAAGCAATCGCGCTGACTTTACCGCCGGGGCGAAGTTCACGCTGGACGGCCATACCCAACCAACGTTCAACCGGGACTGGCTGATCACCGCCGTCAAGCACGAAGGCAAACAACCCCAGGCGCTGGAAGAGGAAGGCGGTAGCGGGGCCACCACTTACAGCAATGACTTCTGGACCGTGCCCGGGGATAGAACCTGGCGGCCCCCGATAACGGATAAAGAGAACCCCCGCCCGCGCATGGACGGCCCGCAGATGGCCCTCGTCACCGGCCCCGAGGGCGAAGAGATCCACTGCGACGAACATGGCAGAGTCAAAGTCCGATTTCCCTGGGACCGCTACTCACAAAACAACGAACACAGCAGTGCCTGGCTCAGAGTCTCCCAGGGCTGGGCCGGCGGCAGTTACGGGTTTATGGCCATCCCCAGAATCGACCATGAAGTCATCGTCTCCTTCCTCGATGGCGATCCGGACCAGCCGATCATCACCGGGCGGACCTACCACGCCACCAATACCCCGCCCTACGCGCTGCCGGAACATAAAACCCGCACGACAATAAAGACCCAGACCCACAAGGGCGAAGGCAGTAACGAACTGCGCTTCGAGGACGAAGCCGATCAGGAACAGATCTACGTTCACGCCCAAAAAGACCTGGACCTGCTGACCGAGAACGACCGCACTGAGGTCATTCACCACAACAGCCACCTCACGGTCGACAACGACCGCTACAGTCACATTAAGGCCAATAATCACAGCACGGTCGATGGGGAGAAGCGGGAGAAGGTCGGCAAGGACGCCAGTATCAGCGTGGGCGGCACGCTGCACCAAAAGTCCGGCACATCCACCCTCACCGAAGCGGGTAGCGAAGCCCACTACAAGGCCGGGGCCAAGGTAGTACTGGACGCCGGCGCCGAACTGACCATTGCCGCCGGCGGCAGCTTCCTGAAACTGGATGCCAGCGGCGTGACGTTGTCCGGCCCCACGTTGAAGATCAACTCCGGTGGCGCGCCGGGGAGCGGGTCCGGGCAGGATGCAGCCGGCCCGATGTTGCCGCAGGATCTCGAGAAGAATAGCCATCAAGCGATCGAACCGGCGCAGCTTGCGGAAGTGCCGCTCACACGCCCCCAGGCCAACAACCTCAAATCCGCCGCCCCATTCTGCGAGGAGTGCGTGAAGTGCCGCGAGGGTGTTTGCGATGTCTGA
- the trpC gene encoding indole-3-glycerol phosphate synthase TrpC gives MTRSGTDRTPTILRRIVGRKWEEIDYRQRRQPLADVRARATDTPAARGFANALRSRIEKQSPAVIAEVKKASPSKGVLRDPFEPAAIAESYEAGGATCLSVLTDKDFFQGHEDYLTAARKACSLPVIRKDFMVAPYQIYESKMIEADCILLIAACLTRDQMQELAGIAGEIGLDVLVEVHNGEEMDDALTLDTPLMGINNRDLHTFEVSLDTTFELHRRIPEDRLTITESGILTRDDVTAMSEQGIHGFLVGESFMRAPDPGKKLQELFF, from the coding sequence ATGACCCGTTCCGGCACCGACCGCACCCCAACCATCCTGCGCCGCATCGTCGGCCGCAAGTGGGAGGAAATCGACTACCGCCAGCGCCGGCAGCCGTTGGCCGACGTTCGCGCCCGGGCAACGGATACGCCGGCTGCGCGCGGTTTTGCCAATGCGTTGCGATCACGCATCGAAAAGCAGTCGCCCGCAGTGATCGCCGAAGTAAAGAAAGCCTCACCCAGCAAGGGCGTCCTGCGTGATCCGTTCGAGCCGGCTGCAATTGCCGAAAGCTACGAAGCCGGCGGCGCGACTTGCCTGTCCGTGCTCACCGACAAAGACTTCTTTCAAGGCCATGAGGACTATCTGACGGCCGCCCGCAAGGCCTGCAGCCTGCCGGTGATCCGTAAGGACTTTATGGTCGCGCCCTACCAGATCTATGAAAGCAAGATGATCGAGGCGGACTGCATCCTGCTGATCGCCGCCTGTCTCACCCGCGACCAAATGCAGGAACTGGCCGGCATCGCCGGTGAGATTGGGCTCGACGTGCTGGTGGAAGTCCACAACGGCGAAGAAATGGACGATGCCCTCACCCTCGATACGCCACTAATGGGCATCAACAACCGCGATCTACATACCTTTGAAGTATCGCTGGACACCACCTTCGAACTGCATCGCCGCATTCCGGAGGATCGCCTGACCATCACCGAAAGCGGCATCCTCACCCGCGACGACGTAACGGCGATGAGCGAGCAGGGTATCCATGGCTTCCTGGTAGGCGAATCGTTCATGCGCGCTCCAGACCCGGGTAAAAAGCTGCAAGAGCTTTTCTTCTAA
- a CDS encoding DUF4123 domain-containing protein → MSEQPSLRQRLEQAASELPETPDIYLVLSGTSDSEPVRHFFDRDGLSAQPLYRGTPYAGWQDVMPYLVAVSPDSRFLDWIDETSSTDWGWAALSMASMEQVFTHLRSLTQIALSNGKAVFFRHWDARFLGPIYDHLESGQQARLMGPIESWIAPDQIQRRNPGPVIDAEEKPYPWFTLPKSVEDALATLCWDQLIDSTVAALHQLEPSPIAAYPAPVARQKVQRHLRRLVGQTPVTEIDTATFNTLHHRLQQDAGRSIRGKDHP, encoded by the coding sequence ATGTCTGAGCAGCCCTCGCTTCGACAACGCCTGGAACAGGCTGCCAGCGAACTGCCGGAAACACCCGACATCTACCTGGTCCTGAGCGGCACCAGCGACAGCGAACCGGTCCGCCATTTCTTCGACCGGGATGGCCTGAGCGCCCAGCCCCTCTATCGAGGTACGCCTTACGCCGGCTGGCAGGACGTCATGCCCTACCTCGTCGCCGTGTCCCCCGATAGCCGCTTTCTGGATTGGATCGATGAAACATCGTCGACCGACTGGGGCTGGGCCGCACTCTCGATGGCATCCATGGAGCAGGTATTCACCCATCTGCGCAGCCTGACCCAGATCGCTCTGAGCAATGGGAAAGCCGTTTTCTTCCGCCACTGGGATGCCCGCTTTCTCGGCCCTATTTACGATCATCTCGAGAGTGGCCAGCAGGCCCGGTTGATGGGACCGATCGAGAGCTGGATCGCCCCAGATCAAATCCAGCGCCGTAACCCCGGCCCGGTCATTGATGCCGAAGAAAAACCGTACCCTTGGTTCACGCTTCCCAAGTCGGTTGAGGATGCGCTGGCGACACTCTGCTGGGATCAGCTGATCGATAGCACGGTAGCGGCGCTCCACCAACTGGAGCCCTCGCCCATCGCTGCCTACCCGGCGCCGGTCGCGCGGCAGAAAGTCCAGCGTCACCTTCGTCGCCTGGTTGGGCAAACACCGGTGACCGAAATCGACACCGCCACCTTCAACACATTGCACCATCGCCTCCAGCAGGACGCTGGGCGCTCAATCCGAGGTAAGGATCACCCATGA